The following proteins are co-located in the Prionailurus viverrinus isolate Anna chromosome A1, UM_Priviv_1.0, whole genome shotgun sequence genome:
- the NEUROG1 gene encoding neurogenin-1, with translation MPAPLEKCLSDLDCASSSSSDLSGFLTDEEDCAGLQPPASASGTPVPVRRGAPAVPAASNTPRAQDDEQARRRRRGRARVRSEALLHSLRRSRRVKANDRERNRMHNLNAALDALRSVLPSFPDDTKLTKIETLRFAYNYIWALAETLRLADQGLPGSGARERLLPPQCAPCLPGPPSPSSDAESWGSGAAASPCAAAASPLSDPSSPAASEDFAYGPGDPLFSFPGLPKDLLHTTPCFIPYH, from the coding sequence ATGCCGGCCCCTCTGGAGAAATGCCTCTCGGACCTCGACTgcgccagcagcagcagcagcgaccTATCCGGCTTCCTCACCGACGAGGAGGACTGTGCCGGGCTCCAGCCGCCAGCTTCCGCCTCGGGGACGCCCGTGCCAGTGCGCAGGGGCGCTCCCGCGGTTCCTGCAGCGTCCAATACTCCCCGGGCGCAAGACGACGAGCAGGCGAGGCGGCGGCGCAGGGGCAGAGCGCGTGTGCGCTCCGAGGCGCTGCTGCACTCGCTGCGCAGGAGCCGGCGTGTCAAGGCCAATGACCGCGAGCGCAACCGCATGCACAATTTGAACGCGGCTCTGGACGCGCTGCGCAGCGTGCTGCCCTCCTTCCCCGACGACACCAAGCTCACCAAGATCGAGACGCTGCGCTTCGCCTATAACTACATCTGGGCTCTGGCCGAGACTCTGCGCCTGGCCGACCAGGGACTGCCCGGGAGCGGTGCCCGGGAGCGCCTCCTGCCGCCGCAGTGCGCCCCCTGCCTGCCCGGGCCCCCGAGCCCCTCCAGCGACGCCGAGTCCTGGGGCTCGGGTGCAGCCGCCTCTCCCTGCGCCGCTGCTGCCTCGCCACTCTCTGACCCCAGTAGCCCCGCTGCCTCGGAAGACTTCGCCTACGGCCCCGGCGacccccttttctccttccccgGGCTGCCCAAAGACTTGCTCCACACGACGCCCTGTTTCATCCCTTACCACTAG